The Tachyglossus aculeatus isolate mTacAcu1 chromosome 7, mTacAcu1.pri, whole genome shotgun sequence genome includes a region encoding these proteins:
- the FAM43A gene encoding LOW QUALITY PROTEIN: protein FAM43A (The sequence of the model RefSeq protein was modified relative to this genomic sequence to represent the inferred CDS: inserted 2 bases in 1 codon) — MLPWKKNKFDLIEEEPKQPAKPKGYAVSLHYSALTSLAKACPESALNRVGSMFKSKRKKIRITSEDPTYTVLYLGNATTIQSRGEGCTDLAVCKIWAKSEAGKHGTKMKLTVSAQGIRMVHAEDKALKRPGHLYLLHRVTYCVADPRLPKVFAWIYRHEMKHKAVMLRCHAVLVSKPEKAQAMALLLYQTSANALAEFKRLKRRDDARHQQQQLVGDQTIPLVPLRKLMLHGQCCYKPPVERSRSAPKLGSITEDLLGEQQEQLLLDQEDQEDLEDHEDPRALPPHHPPQRGLVVAMPLDHEDHQALPPHHPPPQRALVVAMPVDHEDRQALHPQYAQHPPQCGLVVAMPMEHEDRQALPPQHPQRGLVVAMPLDYGDLLDTLEAGGDDLLGDGXPPEMKQELAQLISDLGELSIGNDLHSLRADLRVTRLLSGESTGSESSIESGGQDGGGAPTLCDGLHQAGHDPETG; from the exons ATGCTGCCGTGGAAGAAAAACAAATTCGACCTGATCGAGGAGGAACCCAAGCAGCCGGCGAAGCCCAAGGGCTATGCGGTGAGCCTCCACTACTCCGCCCTCACCTCGCTGGCCAAGGCGTGCCCGGAGAGCGCCCTGAACCGGGTGGGCAGCATGTTCAAGTCGAAGCGGAAAAAAATCCGCATCACCAGCGAGGATCCCACCTACACGGTCCTCTATCTGGGCAACGCCACCACCATCCAGTCCCGGGGAGAGGGATGCACCGACTTGGCCGTCTGCAAGATCTGGGCCAAGAGCGAGGCGGGCAAGCACGGCACCAAGATGAAGCTGACCGTCAGCGCCCAGGGCATCCGCATGGTACACGCCGAGGACAAGGCCCTGAAGAGGCCCGGCCACCTGTACCTCCTGCATCGGGTCACCTACTGCGTGGCCGACCCCCGGCTGCCCAAGGTCTTCGCCTGGATCTACCGGCACGAGATGAAGCACAAGGCCGTGATGCTGCGCTGCCACGCCGTGCTGGTGTCCAAGCCGGAGAAGGCCCAGGCCATGGCCCTGCTGCTCTACCAGACCTCGGCCAACGCGCTGGCCGAGTTCAAGAGGCTCAAGAGGCGCGACGATGCCcgccaccagcagcagcagctggtggGCGACCAGACCATCCCGCTGGTGCCCCTGCGCAAACTGATGCTGCATGGCCAGTGCTGCTACAAGCCCCCCGTGGAGCGCAGCCGCAGCGCCCCCAAACTGGGCTCCATCACCGAGGACCTCCTCGGGGAGCAGCAGGAACAGCTGCTCCTGgaccaggaggaccaggaggacctGGAGGACCACGAGGacccccgggccctgccccctCACCACCCTCCTCAGCGCGGCCTGGTCGTGGCCATGCCCCTGGACCACGAGGACCACCAGGCCCTGCctcctcaccatcctcctcctcagcgcGCCCTCGTCGTGGCCATGCCCGTGGACCACGAGGACCGCCAGGCCCTGCATCCTCAGTATGCTCAGCATCCTCCTCAGTGCGGCCTGGTCGTGGCCATGCCCATGGAGCACGAGGACCGCCAGGCCCTGCCTCCTCAGCATCCTCAGCGCGGCCTGGTCGTGGCCATGCCCCTGGACTACGGGGACCTCCTGGACACCCTGGAGGCGGGGGGTGACGACCTCCTGGGGGATGG CCCCCCCGAGATGAAGCAGGAACTGGCCCAGCTCATCAGCGACCTGGGAGAGCTGAGCATCGGCAACGACTTGCACAGCCTCCGAGCCGACCTGAGGGTCACCCGCCTGCTGTCCGGGGAGAGCACGGGCAGCGAGAGCTCAATCGAGAGCGGAGGCCAGGACGGGGGAGGGGCTCCCACCCTCTGCGACGGGCTCCACCAGGCCGGCCACGACCCCGAGACGGGATGA